A stretch of the Vigna radiata var. radiata cultivar VC1973A chromosome 7, Vradiata_ver6, whole genome shotgun sequence genome encodes the following:
- the LOC106766718 gene encoding probable mediator of RNA polymerase II transcription subunit 19b, which produces MDIADKSFGRGNRELGGTRDLINQYRLWPYYEFFCKKPLPVSISETHYLHNVVGDTKVRKGEGMELDQLCQNPDPSDKKTSLFPFDLDVLSEAFHMRESSPFHLSSGLLNAVLKSENQSRDHEKKKKKVKDKGEKYKKQKHKLHRVNNGSCIENIRVKSHDPHPLQVKNQQNKKRKTDSSKDPSACKR; this is translated from the exons ATGGATATTGCAGACAAAAGTTTTGGAAGGG GTAACAGAGAACTTGGAGGCACTCGTGATCTCATAAATCAATATCGACTTTGGCCCTACTATGAATTCTTTTGCAAGAAGCCACTTCCAGTGTCAATCTCCGAGACACATTATCTTCACAATGTGGTTGGTGACACAAAAGTCAGGAAAGGAGAAGGAATGGAACTGGATCAGCTCTGCCAGAACCCTGATCCAAGTGATAAAAAAACTTCCTTATTTCCTTTTGACTTGGATGTACTGAGTGAAGCTTTCCATATGAGGGAATCGAGTCCATTCCACCTTTCTTCA GGGCTCCTAAATGCAGTGCTCAAGTCAGAGAACCAATCTAGAGAtcatgagaagaagaaaaaaaaggtcaAAGATAAGGGTGAAAAGTACAAGAAGCAGAAGCACAAACTACATCGAGTAAATAATGGAAGTTGTATAGAAAACATCAGAGTCAAATCCCATGATCCCCATCCCTTGCAGGTGAAGAACCAACAAAACAAG AAAAGGAAGACAGATTCAAGCAAAGATCCTTCTGCATGCAAGAGATAA